Within the Cydia pomonella isolate Wapato2018A chromosome 3, ilCydPomo1, whole genome shotgun sequence genome, the region GAGCCTCATGTgcacaaaacatattctcctagactgcaaacaggtagaagtatacaggagccaatacctagggactccgtgcacactaagagaggcagttagcaaGCTCAAACGTTGCTAGgattcgtggaggagctggggtggttataggagcgctacctcgtttcacgcagaataggcacaatggttgtcgatttgcggaaaatgaccagaagcactaactaatgatatattattctaaaaataaatatatggaaCATGAAAAACCGAACCAAACCGGTAGGAGGcatattttactttttctgACTCTCTCCTAACACAGGTGCCATAAGAAAAGGCCACGTAAACTGGAAGGTTTATGAGCTTTGAAACTTGTCTTTTTCCAGAAGGACCGaaaaaataaatgcccatactcTGTGATCGAGCCCATAGGGCCCCGAAGGCTTAGTTTATAGCACGCAAAGGTCCACCATAAACTACGCAACTTTGTGCAAAAAGTACCTATAGTGCAGAATACGAAGTCAGGATTGATGACCTCGTCGAATCTTTTAGCAAAAGGTGAAAACAGAAGCAAAGCTGGTATAATGATCAAATAAATTTCTAGTGCATATACCTTCGCTTCtgatattcaatttttttaatgatagaggaggcaaacgagcagtcggatcacctgatggtaaacgaTTACCACCactcatggacacctgcaacaccagaggagttataAGTGCGATGCcgacctttatttattttttctttaatactgcgtcggtggcaaacaagcatacggcccgcgtgatcgtaagcagtctccgtagcctatgtacgcctgcaactccagaggagttacatgcgcgttgccaaccctaacccccccccccccccccctcgttgagctctggcaaccttacccaccggcaggaacacaacacaacaagatgggagtacgctcctttcttgaaggtttgaagtttatatcggtccggaaataccgcataaatacataatatgtatatatgttccGACTTCTACCTTGTGTATCCGAACAATAGGTTCCGTGAATGGTAATTAAACAGTACTTGTTTAATGGGTTCAGATAGCTATAACATGCAATATATTAACTTCAAACGTGAAGCGGCTATTAAAGTCAGTAATATCACGACTGCACGGTGATAAACGTTGTGTGATAATTGGGTCAAACTCAAAACTGTGTTCACGTTtttcctgtagacatacccAAAAGTTAAGGACTATAAAGGTAAATTTTCTTAtcgtacagttctgatgatcaCACAAGTTTTCTCTCATGTGGTCAACAGTTAACAGATTGTGGGCGTGTACGAAATGATTTTATCgtacttatcaaaataaataagaaaattaatctttatagcccttaacttacatatgtctacaggaaagacgtgaacacAGTTTTGAGTTTGACCCAATTATGTTATTAGTATGTAGCTGAATGTGGGTACAGTGCGTTGCctattcattaaataaaaaatcaattttcCTTCAGGCACCAGAATGGAAAAAATTTTTTAGGATGATACGACAGTTTAGACTACATTCATTATCTTTATTAATGTAAACAGACTAATCATttgattatataattatttataggtGCATTCCAATTAATTCATCTCTTTATCCCCAaaattccacaaatacgcacgtacagcgagctgcaaaattacGTGGACACGTTATGAaagaattcattcataaactgGCCATGTCATTTTGCAAGTTGATGTACatacattaattataattataatccaAATCCCTATGTCATAAAACACTTTAAACACTAACTAAatccaatatttaaaaaactaaataataaaaaaaaaacatgtttcaaCCGAGAACCGTATTTTAGAAGTTGATAAATGAGAgactattttagttttatacatGTGTATACTTTGAACAATGACGTTATCGAATCGGTCACTGATAACACAATGTGAATTTAGCGGTCATTCTTTACGAATATTaacttactaaaataaaaacacatgtaGGTACAATAAATGTTGGTTAAAATTTCCAACTGTGTTtacttattatgtattatttaaaagtgTCTCGCAATGAACGGATGTGGTTATGATTCTGTTAATGTTAATTGTGATGGTGAACAAAACGAATCAAAAAAGTTGAAATCACTGGCTCGGCAGGTAAATAATAGCATATATCTTTTATAAATCACGTTCGTTTATGAACGACTTCATTAAAATCTTATATTCAACATATTCTAAATACAGCTCTTCGCGTTTGTTGCGTCTAGAGTATCCTTGATTTTTACACGACATTACGatacttattgtttttataaaatttatgttGTAGTAGGTAACCGCATTTTTCACTCTTGTTTAttttcatatcatatcatatctttTATTCATTGTGAAGTCATGTACATTTCAATTAAGATGTTATATATACGAACAAGTCAGACCATGACACCCCGTAGGGGCatacaatattacttaaaactaattacagtacctacataattaactaacaaaataattacaagaaTGAGAAACTTATACTATAGgtcaattattacatgtatgtcatataatatctttttttataggctataaattattatcatttaaaaaatctttatcaGAGTACCTAGTAACATTTGTCATAaggaatttaattaatttctttttaaatactGTCAACTGGGGTTCTAGCTTTATATAATCaggaattttattagttataactatacatttataatgatttatttttcgaTTTACAGTTGGTTACTTTctcttattttgtttatttagcaTACATTTCTGTGTTCGAATGACTGGCTTGGCCCCAACAAACTAAAAACGTCATAAAACACAACTATTGACCATATATTTTTCGTTAGCATACTACATTTGGCGGCTAAATTGACCTATAttttttccacagattttcatCTGCAGTGGCTTGTGGGCTATGTATTTTACACCAGGGTTATTTTTGGGCGTACCTCCGGTATATATAGCACAGTCAAGGA harbors:
- the LOC133515825 gene encoding uncharacterized protein LOC133515825; this translates as MNGCGYDSVNVNCDGEQNESKKLKSLARQIFICSGLWAMYFTPGLFLGVPPVYIAQSRKISNSTEAVSAEMASWICDIRIWLCGNTLGTRLTINNTEVRKKDFLLLGNS